The Alosa alosa isolate M-15738 ecotype Scorff River chromosome 11, AALO_Geno_1.1, whole genome shotgun sequence sequence tattcagaattaaaagccaccccgccagccaatcagaaaagagtatttcttctctccgctTGATAATGACCTATATCTAGATTCATATATCATATTCTTATGTCATACacttgagtatgtgtgtgtgtgtgtgtgtgagagagagagtgcatgtgtacATGCATCTGTCCAAGCAGGAGAGTGTACAAGATCAgcgtgtacatgtgcatgtgtgtgtgtgtgtgtgagagaggacatGTGTGGCggtgtgaaatgtgtgtctgCTCTTGCTCGGCAACGCCGCATTAAGTAGCATCTGCTTGCCCCTCTATAGGTGGTGACGAACCGGGACACACAGGAGACGTTGCTGTGCAtggcgtgtgtgtttgaggtatCCAACAGCGAGCACGGCGCCCAGCACCACATCTACCGGCTGGTGAAGGACtgagagtgcgagagagatgaagggagagagagagagagagagaggagagatggagtgcTCTCCTCCTTGTGGCTCCCACTGTCGAGGTGTGCCCTGACAAGAGACAAAGCCCAGGACATCAATaatacggacacacacatacacacaaacacacaaacacatatacacgccACATGGGCAGAGACGAACAGCACTGGACTCTCACCCAGAacgacggacagacagacagactgagagagacatGAAAGGAATGAATGCTTTGAAAGACTCAGAAGGTTGCATTTATTCCTCCACTTCGTTGTTACTTTTTTGCTAGTGGCTGTGCCTCTAAAGAAagaaccccaccaccaccacacacagagaagctttTTAAATGGTTCCTTTTTAACCCTGGTTACATAAGGGTGGCATCTCCTGTCTTTGATTTGACTATTACTGACTATTAGTATTTTTCAATGTCTTTTAAAATGTACCTTGTGTAAGAGTTCAGCGGTTCTTTGGCGGtactgttgtttgtttgtttgctttggtTCCTTTGTTTTTGGCTGTTGTTTTTTAAAGAGGTAAGTGGCTCCATGTTTTCTGTGAGTAACTAGTCAGTGTCTGTTGGTTGCGTATGGTTTTATTGCATAGGATAGGACAAGTCTCCACTCTCTCATTCTAGTCCACACTGCCATGACGAAGCTCTATCAGAGGAGGGTGAACAAATCTTGCGTACAATCTTTTCACAGATTAAAAAGATATCTAAATATCGAAAGACTCGTAACCTAAACCACATTGACTGAGGACAGTTATGTTTGGTGTTACTTTAGAAATATATTCAATGtggatatgtacagtatatattgtAAAAGCTCCATAAACAGACGTAGACTAGCACACTCAACAATTCCTCATCctactatttaaaaaaaaaaaatctattaacTATTAGACAATAATTACACATCAGGAAAGATGTTATTTCAGCTGTAAGGATCAGGTTCGGAGGTATTCAATATGACCAGCAGAGTTACATTAGTTagtaaaatattttgaaatgccTTTTAGCGCTTACTAATTAAGAAGAAAAACAGGTCTTGGCTGTTTCCTGTAGGTGTTAGCACACAACCCCCATGAATTGTGGCCTAGACATGATGGGAAAGGGGGGTGGGGATTCCACATCCACAAAGCCTTAATCTAGCGGGTGTGAACTTATTAAAGCTGTGAAATCTTTCCTAAGCTGGAAGACTTCCTCCTGTTGTTATCACGTGAATCGGTGTGGAATGAACAGTACAGAAACCGCCAAAGCAAACGTAGTCTTCAGTGCCTTAGTGTTGCCATCTGGATCTGCAGCCACATTCAGTCCGCTAAACCCACTAGCCAGGTCTAGAAGTAGTCTTTCTGAGGAAATACGTTTTCATCTCATCTTTTTAACAATGGCCTGCCGATTTACATAGAATATATTTGTTATGTACAAAGAGGAGCATAGATCATAAACACAGGTCTATACAGGCGCATAATCTATTTATAAATGCCATCAAATCTAGCCTTTTTTTCTGTACCAAAAACGACCAAAAAATGATATTTTGTAGATGTCAGTCCGTTGGCATGTCCGAATGTGCGCTGTAGCATGACAAGTGCCTTTGGATTGGACCCTCCAGCTTAGAAAAGATGGTGTTGCAAAGCCTAAAAACCAAAAAAAGAACTGCAGTTTTGGGAGAGGATCACCATAATGCCTTCTTATCATCTATTTCCTTTTTGGTCtttggcatgtgtgtttatgtgttcatTTGGAGCTAAACACAACTTGCTTAAATTTCTATTCCCCCAACTAAGTTCATGCTAAGTGATACAGAGCTAACAGAGAGAGGTCTGAATGTCCAATGTGTGTCTAGCATAGAGTACACTAAACATGTTGGCAGTGGTCGTCATGCCTGTACCCTGATGGACTCAAATTCTAGTGACTAACAGAAGGAGGCAACTCAAAGGCGATGTTTAGGAAACCTGCGTAATGCAATCCACCCTAACACAATAGTACTAACCCAGCCCAATCCCTTACAACACATTTATCAAGCACAGTGAAAGGGGGGAAGATTTTTATGGAAAAAAAGCTTGATGTTCCCCTCTCCCAATCACCCTCACCTTCCTATGGAATATCTCCCTTAAACACAGATCAATGGTCATGTTCCCAGTTATAGTGATGGATGTACGATGTTTTGTTAACCACAAATTGTCTGTTGTTACTGGATGTGATGCTGTAGCACCACTGAGATCTGTTTCATTCTTTTGTATGGGGAACTTTTTCTTACCTTCCCCACATAATTGAAATACACATGAAATGTGTGTCTTACAATGAGGAGATGACTTTCTTTATACATTGTAAGACTTGGAACCCAAGGTTACACTCAGACTTCTGCACTGCAGGTACGCTGAACATGCCAATTGCATCTTTTGAAAAAgtgtttaggctacctctgcaGTACTTGAGGATTAAAATattcttttttaattattgttGTCATTTTTTCCTTCTAATATGATGCATTCTTCGGGAAATAatattttgattaaaaaaaaatggacattAAAAAGGACTTGACATGTTAGCAGTATCTGGGTTGTacttctgtttctctccatgTCTGTGACTAGGTACTGGTACATTTATGTTACTATTTGTTGTCAGTGTTCCGATTGAGCTGGAGTcctctttgtttttttaaaagcacTGTAAGAAGTATTGGTTTTGTTCTGAAAAAAATGCAAGGTGCTTTTGTGTAAAGAAAATTATGTATGTTGGACTTCTTTGTACAAatgttaaatatattttttccttttagaTTATGAAGATGGGAAATGTGGTGTGTGCTTTCATTACACCCAGATGTGTGCCTGCTCTGTAATATTTACGTGCGGATAAAGTGTTAGATATTTTATAGATTTCTAGTAGATTTGTCAAAATTATTCAAGGGAAATAAATGATACTCTATAATTTCTCCTTGAAAATCTTTTAATTGGTAGGCTACACATAAGAGACATATATGCTTCAGAAAGTGGAAGGCCAGAATATTACTAATTTGTCTTAATATACCTTAACATATAGCCTTTCTATTAAATATTGCATCTGAATTGTGTCTTCACACAGTCAGAGAGAGTCGATGATACTCAGACATGATCAAAAGGCGCCTTTGTGTTGCaacatttcattttcaacatgtcATTTTATGTACTACCACTCGATGGCGCTGAATACAAAACAATCAGATCTACTACCAGGTACATTGCTTTGACCCAAGAGAAATTTGAAAGTTTTTGTAGCATCAGAGCAGCCTGAAAATGGGTCATGCATGGACAGACTATTAACGTTATTTCACAGTGACAAATATGTGATGTGATATAGCATGACCTAGAACGACATTgtctaattattattatcatcatcatcatcatcattattattatcctTGTATCTTCAGTAAGACAGTAAGAGGAGACGGTAGCCCTACTGAGTTTACATTGGGAGTTCTGTCCCTTGTGATCAGGCGAGTAATCCGCTTGTGTAATCTCTGTGGATGTGGAAAGTATGATCATAACCTCCAGTCTGAAGGTTTTATGTTCGTTTTCATCAACCAAAGTTGGCCTCTCCTCAATTTATCCAGTTAAAGAAGGCTAAATCTGGCACAGCCTGATGACTATGAAGGTATATTGggtgcaaaagtggcgagcacatttaactgcagattttgcatgtgcacactaaagtcataaatgtgtaacagtaaagttgaagttgtacatatttttttttatcttgttaacacaaaataggggctatgggttcacaaatcctttttacaggtacacaaatcctttcctgtgagtcacaactttcaagagtcatgcactcgacacttttgctccaatcgttgcagcgcagttggtgcgaaacacatttccacatccgtgtttcataatctgagaacatgcacaacattcgtgcgtaaatgtgaactaatgcatccgaagttgtgcatctgtgaaatAATTTCTCATTAATAAAATTCTACAGATCGCTTTGATTTTCTTGCACGACTACAAGTCAACTGACACAAGTGCTCGAATCTGCTTCTACGAGTGACGATACTTTTGCTCCTGGCTAGGTGATATAATAGGAGCAAAAAGATTTGGATATGTGTCCAATCGATCGATTGAGAATCGATCGAGAAAACAAGGCGGCCGGATCTGGATCCTGGATCGCGCTCAGGCTACCATTGCCTGCTCATAGATGACGAAGTCAGCATCTGGGTGTGGCAAAAACATTCAAACGTGGATAGCAATCTCCATCGATCCAAGGCAGTCTGTGCGTAATCATGCAAATCGTTTCACGGGAGCTGCAAAGGGAAATTACACAGTGGTCTCCTAAACATGGTAAGAGCTAGTGGTTTATGATATAAACATACACGACCAGTTCACCACTGGGTGAAGAAGAGGACGAGGAGATGGTGTACAGCCTTGACACTCTTTAAATAAAAGGGGTTACAGGGCGTCAGGGGGTGTGTCCACTGACAGTAAACTCTCACTTGCAGAACAACGCAACGTAACAATAAAACAATTTATTGAAAGCTAAAGCCTAAAAAGGTTCCCCACTGGCTTGTTTTAATTAAAGTCAGTGGATCAATTATAGGCTATTGTACATTTCTACACCTATTTATAACTATCCTTTGTGAGATGTTAATTACAAGTAGTACAGAACCCTGGAGGGATCACATTTTTTGGTGTATATCCAGAAAACGTGCACTCATTCTACTAAATGatgtgctctcaatttagtaaacCGTGCAcatattttactaaattgtgagcacagtttactaaatcgtgctaTTTTAATGCTCTTACCGgtatttcattttttgtttgttttgtttttgttttttgttttgcaaTATTTAGTgaaatgtgcacacaatttactaaattgagcgcacaatctaataaaatgagaccacaatttagtaaaatgagcgcacaatttactaaattgaaaatgtaatgaaattgATTACTAAATTGAAAATATCTTGCAATAACACCTCCAGGGCTCCGTCACGTGGACTATTCTGAAGCGACCTGTCCCTTTAATACTATCCCTTAACTTCTGCGCCTGTGGGTGGTGTATCTTGCTGTCATATAAATCACAATGCCTCTTTCAGTGGAACTTAAATCTTCATAATTCAGTATTTTACACACTATGTTGGCAGAAAATAAAGTTGTCGTCCTAAACTGATCCCCAACTCACTTTCAACAACATGCATGCTCATACAtttttgtgaaacactggtcaAGAAAACATGCGTGCATGTTTGTCTACTTTTAGATTTTGTGGAATTTTGGTTGGTTTAGGAGTTCTGAAACCTTGGCATTACTTTTGTCTATAAAGTGAAATACTGATTATGGATTTCAATGAAACATTGACATCTATTAAGACTTTACAGTGCAACAGATTAAAGATTCTTTGAATATATAGCCTAATTTGTATATTGGGGCCTTTTCCCAAGAAACGCAGACATTACTGTATCTCTTAGTTACATATTTGAGTCCCATAGGCTACCCAGACTTTTAACACTATACTAATGAATGAGGGGATACTCTATCAATTAGTTACTGTTATCCAAGGAGAAGGCTTGAGTTGCAAACGCGGTGTCATGtgatctttcaaaaaaaaaaaaaacaggagtgGGAGGAGGCGGGGTATTTGTGCACATAGAACGTGCTGTTTGCTTGTGTGCAGACAGAGCAAGTAAGCCAGGCTGACGTGAGAGTCTGTGTGAGCGAAGTACTTTACACCTATCCGAGGGGAGCGCTGCGATGGGCTCTCTAAAAACAGACAACTTCTGCTCCTGGTCGCTGGGAATAAGTTGAGTTCGTGGATCGAGGAAACTACGTGTTTGAAATGTACACTTCTTGATGGGCGACTGAAGAAGGCGTAGTTGATTCAAAGTAAACTCACGCCAACTTCGCAGGTCGCAATATAGGTGGAAACTTCGCTAAAAAGAAAGCGGTCTGTTTTGGACTTATTGTGAGTACTAAAGCAACATGGAGCCTGAAGACTGTAAAATATCAGTTTGGGTCTGTAGAGAAGAGAAACTTGTCTCTGGACTGTCCAGACGCACTACCTGTGCCGATGTTGTCAAGGTGCTCTTGGAAGACCAAAACCTGCAGCAAGGTGCGTCTGCTGCTATGTTGTCGGGTTCACCTCAGTCATACTGCATTGTGGAGAAATGGAGGGGTTTCGAGAGGATCTTaccaaacaaaaccaaaattCTTCGTCTTTGGAGTGCTTGGGGAGACGAGCAAGAAAATGTGCGGTTTGTGTTGGTTAAGAACGAGGCATCTTTACCGAACAACGGACCGAGGAGCGCTGAGGCGCGCGTAGTTCCAAGTAAAGAGAGCCCGGCGTGTAAAGGGACTGCAAAAACCGCCATGGCTTTTTCACAAGAGAAACAACGGCGTATCGTAAGGAAAGCTTTTAGAAAGTTGGATAAGATAaataagaagagagaggaggctgTTTCTAAAGACAAATCATCTGTGGAGAAAATGGAGACTTTAGTGCACCTTGTAATTTCCCAGGATCATACGATTCGTCAACAAATCCAGCGAATCAAAGAACTGGACAGTGAAATCGAAAAGTGCGAGGCCAAAATCCACTTTGACAGAATTAAAAGACACGGTATCAACTATGTACAGGACACATATATGGTTGATCAAAATTCGGAGACGGAGTCGACAGACCAGGATATGCCTTGTTCTTCGGAAACTATTGCTCAGTTTGAGGAGTATGCGTCAAGATGCGAGGAAGTTATCAGGCTTCAGGAGGAACTTGCTGAGCGAGAGGCTCTTTTGGAAAGTCTCACGGGTGAGATTCAAGAAGAACTAAATCACCGGTGGATGAAACGCCGACAAGAGGAGCTGTCCAATAAAGACACGGAGAGTATTGCCGAAGAGTTGGCTATCCGAGTTACATCAGTCTCCCCCCAACCAGAAGCCGGTGGCCCTGAGGTGGAACTTTTGTCAGAGAATGAAGTACAGCTAGAGGAGGAAAGAGTCAAAACGCAACTGGACACAAGTTTGTACATCGGCTTGCGTTTGAACACGGATTTGGAAACTATTAAAAGCGACTTGGACATGAGCCAAGAACAGTGGGAGACGAAAGAAAGGGAACTGACTGCATTGCTGGAGAAAGTGGATTCGCTGAATGTAGATGAGGTTGAACCTACAAAGGACATCAAGGGAGACTTACCTGTCATGGACACCGAAACGTTGCCTTccatagaaaaaaacagcggaTGGGTTGAGCAAGCTAGGGGGCTTTCAAAGAGCCGCAACACAAACGATGATGACTCAGACACAGGACTGAGCTCGATGCACAGTCAGGACTCTGACAACACACCTGTTTGCGAATCTCTTGTGTAATGGATTGGTATCTTGAGCGTGTCGCATCTCAGGGAACTGTGTGCGTCTATAAATTCCAAAAGCAGTTTGTTTTTTTCGTTATCAACAAACATGGCATGCAATCGTACTGTATATGCATTTGGTCATCCCACATACTGGAAAGTACAGTTCAGTCTTGTGAAACAGGCTAGCGTGTACTCACCCAACAGTTGGTTAACAATTCAGTGCATTTATTCAGATCATATTATCGTAATTTTTGATTAAGTGTATGTAAATATGTGTAGGTGAATATCTGGAACATGTAACGTCCTCCTCCCACACAAATTATTTATTGGAGGATGTTAGTGCTATTTGGTCTGATCCTGACATCCTTGGCTAAAAGAAGATGCTCAGTGAGTTATtagacagtaggcctattgctgTTTGAACTAAGTAACCATTAATCATGTCTTATTAAATGAACTGAACTACATTGATTCACCTCGTGCTTTAGTCGGAGGGCATCATTGTCTTTGCAATAAAGTGTCTGGGGAAAGAAGGAAGTGATCAAAGGTATTCCGCATAATTTAGGAGGAATGTCTTCAACTAAAATTTCGTGTCACGCACGCATGGCTGTATTTAATCACTCTTAGTTCTGACCTAGTGATGTGGAAACtgtgaagaaaaaaacactgtggcatagcctacatgaaatCGCTTTGAAGAAGACAACACTAAATCTGACTAAGTCC is a genomic window containing:
- the rassf10a gene encoding ras association domain-containing protein 10 produces the protein MEPEDCKISVWVCREEKLVSGLSRRTTCADVVKVLLEDQNLQQGASAAMLSGSPQSYCIVEKWRGFERILPNKTKILRLWSAWGDEQENVRFVLVKNEASLPNNGPRSAEARVVPSKESPACKGTAKTAMAFSQEKQRRIVRKAFRKLDKINKKREEAVSKDKSSVEKMETLVHLVISQDHTIRQQIQRIKELDSEIEKCEAKIHFDRIKRHGINYVQDTYMVDQNSETESTDQDMPCSSETIAQFEEYASRCEEVIRLQEELAEREALLESLTGEIQEELNHRWMKRRQEELSNKDTESIAEELAIRVTSVSPQPEAGGPEVELLSENEVQLEEERVKTQLDTSLYIGLRLNTDLETIKSDLDMSQEQWETKERELTALLEKVDSLNVDEVEPTKDIKGDLPVMDTETLPSIEKNSGWVEQARGLSKSRNTNDDDSDTGLSSMHSQDSDNTPVCESLV